A window of Equus caballus isolate H_3958 breed thoroughbred chromosome 10, TB-T2T, whole genome shotgun sequence contains these coding sequences:
- the ZBTB45 gene encoding zinc finger and BTB domain-containing protein 45 isoform X4, with product MAAAEAVHHIHLQNFSRSLLETLNGQRLGGHFCDVTVRIREASLRAHRCVLAAGSPFFQDKLLLGHSEIRVPPVVPAQTVRQLVEFLYSGSLVVAQGEALQVLTAASVLRIQTVIDECTQIIARARAPAAGTPAPVPLPTPVPPPLAPAQLRHRLRHLLAARPPGHLGVAHSRKQRQPARLQLPAPPVPAKAEGSDADPTLPAVPDDGCDDDDEETDDETEGEEGEGGGPGEGQAPPAFPDCAAGFLSTARDSAREEPPAPAGLSDYGGAGRDFLRGASAAEDMFPDSYVSAWQDEDGTTAEGCPAETSAPPDCVLSGPRTPGVKTPGPPVALFPFHLGAPGPPVQPSPAPSGPAPAHPPTFYPPLQPDPAPSAPLGEAPAPPAAPSATPARAPGAEPPAYECSHCRKTFSSRKNYTKHMFIHSGEKPHQCAVCWRSFSLRDYLLKHMVTHTGVRAFQCAVCAKRFTQKSSLNVHMRTHRPERAPCPACGKVFSHRALLERHLAAHPAP from the exons ATGGCGGCAGCAGAGGCGGTGCATCACATCCACTTGCAGAACTTCTCTCGCTCGCTTCTTGAGACCCTCAACGGGCAGCGGCTGGGTGGCCACTTCTGCGACGTGACAGTGCGCATCCGCGAGGCTTCGCTGCGTGCTCACCGCTGCGTGTTGGCCGCCGGCTCGCCCTTCTTCCAGGACAAGCTGCTGCTTGGCCACTCCGAGATCCGCGTGCCGCCGGTAGTGCCCGCGCAGACCGTGCGCCAGCTCGTAGAGTTCCTCTACAGTGGCTCGCTGGTTGTGGCGCAGGGCGAAGCGCTGCAGGTGCTCACGGCCGCGTCGGTGCTGCGCATCCAGACCGTCATAGACGAGTGTACGCAGATCATTGCCCGTGCCCGCGCCCCCGCCGCAGGCACCCCTGCGCCCGTGCCGCTGCCCACGCCCGTGCCCCCGCCGCTCGCACCTGCGCAGCTGCGCCACCGCTTGCGCCACTTGCTGGCCGCGCGACCCCCAGGCCACCTGGGTGTCGCGCATAGCCGCAAGCAGCGCCAACCCGCGCGCCTGCAGCTGCCCGCGCCCCCCGTGCCGGCCAAGGCGGAGGGGTCGGACGCTGACCCCACCCTGCCCGCGGTCCCAGACGACGGCTGTGACGACGACGACGAGGAGACCGATGACGAGACCGAAGGCGAGGAGGGCGAAGGCGGCGGCCCAGGCGAGGGCCAGGCGCCCCCTGCTTTCCCCGACTGCGCCGCCGGCTTCCTCAGCACAGCCCGTGACAGCGCGCGCGAGGAGCCGCCTGCGCCCGCCGGCCTCTCTGACTACGGCGGCGCCGGGAGAGATTTCCTTCGGGGGGCCTCTGCGGCCGAGGACATGTTCCCCGACAGCTACGTCTCCGCTTGGCAAGACGAAGACGGCACCACCGCCGAAGGCTGTCCAGCCGAGACCTCGGCCCCGCCCGACTGCGTCCTGTCGGGACCCCGCACGCCCGGTGTGAAGACCCCGGGGCCGCCCGTCGCGCTTTTCCCCTTTCATCTGGGCGCTCCCGGGCCGCCTGTGCAACCCTCGCCTGCGCCCTCCGGGCCGGCCCCTGCGCACCCGCCCACCTTCTACCCGCCACTCCAGCCGGACCCGGCCCCCAGCGCGCCTCTCGGGGAGGCtccggccccgcccgccgccccgtcGGCCACCCCTGCGCGCGCCCCGGGTGCGGAGCCGCCCGCGTATGAGTGCAGCCACTGCCGCAAGACGTTCAGCTCGCGGAAAAACTACACCAAGCACATGTTCATCCACTCGG GGGAGAAGCCCCACCAGTGCGCAGTGTGCTGGCGATCTTTCTCGCTGCGCGACTACCTGCTCAAGCATATGGTCACGCACACGGGCGTGCGCGCCTTCCAGTGCGCAGTCTGCGCCAAGCGCTTCACGCAGAAGAGCTCGCTCAACGTGCACATGCGCACGCACCGGCCCGAGCGCGCGCCCTGCCCCGCCTGCGGCAAGGTCTTCTCGCACCGTGCGCTGCTCGAGCGCCACCTGGCTGCGCACCCGGCGCCCTGA
- the ZBTB45 gene encoding zinc finger and BTB domain-containing protein 45 isoform X3 — protein sequence MRNTETCLSPIDPKYYRTASHLAPQAFPSHISASRCADILFQMAAAEAVHHIHLQNFSRSLLETLNGQRLGGHFCDVTVRIREASLRAHRCVLAAGSPFFQDKLLLGHSEIRVPPVVPAQTVRQLVEFLYSGSLVVAQGEALQVLTAASVLRIQTVIDECTQIIARARAPAAGTPAPVPLPTPVPPPLAPAQLRHRLRHLLAARPPGHLGVAHSRKQRQPARLQLPAPPVPAKAEGSDADPTLPAVPDDGCDDDDEETDDETEGEEGEGGGPGEGQAPPAFPDCAAGFLSTARDSAREEPPAPAGLSDYGGAGRDFLRGASAAEDMFPDSYVSAWQDEDGTTAEGCPAETSAPPDCVLSGPRTPGVKTPGPPVALFPFHLGAPGPPVQPSPAPSGPAPAHPPTFYPPLQPDPAPSAPLGEAPAPPAAPSATPARAPGAEPPAYECSHCRKTFSSRKNYTKHMFIHSGEKPHQCAVCWRSFSLRDYLLKHMVTHTGVRAFQCAVCAKRFTQKSSLNVHMRTHRPERAPCPACGKVFSHRALLERHLAAHPAP from the exons ATGGCGGCAGCAGAGGCGGTGCATCACATCCACTTGCAGAACTTCTCTCGCTCGCTTCTTGAGACCCTCAACGGGCAGCGGCTGGGTGGCCACTTCTGCGACGTGACAGTGCGCATCCGCGAGGCTTCGCTGCGTGCTCACCGCTGCGTGTTGGCCGCCGGCTCGCCCTTCTTCCAGGACAAGCTGCTGCTTGGCCACTCCGAGATCCGCGTGCCGCCGGTAGTGCCCGCGCAGACCGTGCGCCAGCTCGTAGAGTTCCTCTACAGTGGCTCGCTGGTTGTGGCGCAGGGCGAAGCGCTGCAGGTGCTCACGGCCGCGTCGGTGCTGCGCATCCAGACCGTCATAGACGAGTGTACGCAGATCATTGCCCGTGCCCGCGCCCCCGCCGCAGGCACCCCTGCGCCCGTGCCGCTGCCCACGCCCGTGCCCCCGCCGCTCGCACCTGCGCAGCTGCGCCACCGCTTGCGCCACTTGCTGGCCGCGCGACCCCCAGGCCACCTGGGTGTCGCGCATAGCCGCAAGCAGCGCCAACCCGCGCGCCTGCAGCTGCCCGCGCCCCCCGTGCCGGCCAAGGCGGAGGGGTCGGACGCTGACCCCACCCTGCCCGCGGTCCCAGACGACGGCTGTGACGACGACGACGAGGAGACCGATGACGAGACCGAAGGCGAGGAGGGCGAAGGCGGCGGCCCAGGCGAGGGCCAGGCGCCCCCTGCTTTCCCCGACTGCGCCGCCGGCTTCCTCAGCACAGCCCGTGACAGCGCGCGCGAGGAGCCGCCTGCGCCCGCCGGCCTCTCTGACTACGGCGGCGCCGGGAGAGATTTCCTTCGGGGGGCCTCTGCGGCCGAGGACATGTTCCCCGACAGCTACGTCTCCGCTTGGCAAGACGAAGACGGCACCACCGCCGAAGGCTGTCCAGCCGAGACCTCGGCCCCGCCCGACTGCGTCCTGTCGGGACCCCGCACGCCCGGTGTGAAGACCCCGGGGCCGCCCGTCGCGCTTTTCCCCTTTCATCTGGGCGCTCCCGGGCCGCCTGTGCAACCCTCGCCTGCGCCCTCCGGGCCGGCCCCTGCGCACCCGCCCACCTTCTACCCGCCACTCCAGCCGGACCCGGCCCCCAGCGCGCCTCTCGGGGAGGCtccggccccgcccgccgccccgtcGGCCACCCCTGCGCGCGCCCCGGGTGCGGAGCCGCCCGCGTATGAGTGCAGCCACTGCCGCAAGACGTTCAGCTCGCGGAAAAACTACACCAAGCACATGTTCATCCACTCGG GGGAGAAGCCCCACCAGTGCGCAGTGTGCTGGCGATCTTTCTCGCTGCGCGACTACCTGCTCAAGCATATGGTCACGCACACGGGCGTGCGCGCCTTCCAGTGCGCAGTCTGCGCCAAGCGCTTCACGCAGAAGAGCTCGCTCAACGTGCACATGCGCACGCACCGGCCCGAGCGCGCGCCCTGCCCCGCCTGCGGCAAGGTCTTCTCGCACCGTGCGCTGCTCGAGCGCCACCTGGCTGCGCACCCGGCGCCCTGA
- the ZBTB45 gene encoding zinc finger and BTB domain-containing protein 45 isoform X1 yields the protein MAQVKAWHENAAPCLGGWACSEAPRRPCWCGQESEPAWEQGAVGRRRAPALQVDAQVSVPIARARIGGLWMLMAAAEAVHHIHLQNFSRSLLETLNGQRLGGHFCDVTVRIREASLRAHRCVLAAGSPFFQDKLLLGHSEIRVPPVVPAQTVRQLVEFLYSGSLVVAQGEALQVLTAASVLRIQTVIDECTQIIARARAPAAGTPAPVPLPTPVPPPLAPAQLRHRLRHLLAARPPGHLGVAHSRKQRQPARLQLPAPPVPAKAEGSDADPTLPAVPDDGCDDDDEETDDETEGEEGEGGGPGEGQAPPAFPDCAAGFLSTARDSAREEPPAPAGLSDYGGAGRDFLRGASAAEDMFPDSYVSAWQDEDGTTAEGCPAETSAPPDCVLSGPRTPGVKTPGPPVALFPFHLGAPGPPVQPSPAPSGPAPAHPPTFYPPLQPDPAPSAPLGEAPAPPAAPSATPARAPGAEPPAYECSHCRKTFSSRKNYTKHMFIHSGEKPHQCAVCWRSFSLRDYLLKHMVTHTGVRAFQCAVCAKRFTQKSSLNVHMRTHRPERAPCPACGKVFSHRALLERHLAAHPAP from the exons ATGGCGCAGGTGAAGGCGTGGCACGAGAATGCGGCGCCATGCCTGGGAGGGTGGGCCTGTTCTGAGGCGCCAAGAAGGCCCTGCTGGTGTGGACAGGAGTCGGAGCCCGCCTGGGAGCAGGGCGCGGTGGGTCGGAGAAGGGCTCCAGCCCTGCAGGTCGATGCGCAGGTCTCTGTCCCCATCGCCCGGGCACGGATCGGAGGCCTTTGGATGCTG ATGGCGGCAGCAGAGGCGGTGCATCACATCCACTTGCAGAACTTCTCTCGCTCGCTTCTTGAGACCCTCAACGGGCAGCGGCTGGGTGGCCACTTCTGCGACGTGACAGTGCGCATCCGCGAGGCTTCGCTGCGTGCTCACCGCTGCGTGTTGGCCGCCGGCTCGCCCTTCTTCCAGGACAAGCTGCTGCTTGGCCACTCCGAGATCCGCGTGCCGCCGGTAGTGCCCGCGCAGACCGTGCGCCAGCTCGTAGAGTTCCTCTACAGTGGCTCGCTGGTTGTGGCGCAGGGCGAAGCGCTGCAGGTGCTCACGGCCGCGTCGGTGCTGCGCATCCAGACCGTCATAGACGAGTGTACGCAGATCATTGCCCGTGCCCGCGCCCCCGCCGCAGGCACCCCTGCGCCCGTGCCGCTGCCCACGCCCGTGCCCCCGCCGCTCGCACCTGCGCAGCTGCGCCACCGCTTGCGCCACTTGCTGGCCGCGCGACCCCCAGGCCACCTGGGTGTCGCGCATAGCCGCAAGCAGCGCCAACCCGCGCGCCTGCAGCTGCCCGCGCCCCCCGTGCCGGCCAAGGCGGAGGGGTCGGACGCTGACCCCACCCTGCCCGCGGTCCCAGACGACGGCTGTGACGACGACGACGAGGAGACCGATGACGAGACCGAAGGCGAGGAGGGCGAAGGCGGCGGCCCAGGCGAGGGCCAGGCGCCCCCTGCTTTCCCCGACTGCGCCGCCGGCTTCCTCAGCACAGCCCGTGACAGCGCGCGCGAGGAGCCGCCTGCGCCCGCCGGCCTCTCTGACTACGGCGGCGCCGGGAGAGATTTCCTTCGGGGGGCCTCTGCGGCCGAGGACATGTTCCCCGACAGCTACGTCTCCGCTTGGCAAGACGAAGACGGCACCACCGCCGAAGGCTGTCCAGCCGAGACCTCGGCCCCGCCCGACTGCGTCCTGTCGGGACCCCGCACGCCCGGTGTGAAGACCCCGGGGCCGCCCGTCGCGCTTTTCCCCTTTCATCTGGGCGCTCCCGGGCCGCCTGTGCAACCCTCGCCTGCGCCCTCCGGGCCGGCCCCTGCGCACCCGCCCACCTTCTACCCGCCACTCCAGCCGGACCCGGCCCCCAGCGCGCCTCTCGGGGAGGCtccggccccgcccgccgccccgtcGGCCACCCCTGCGCGCGCCCCGGGTGCGGAGCCGCCCGCGTATGAGTGCAGCCACTGCCGCAAGACGTTCAGCTCGCGGAAAAACTACACCAAGCACATGTTCATCCACTCGG GGGAGAAGCCCCACCAGTGCGCAGTGTGCTGGCGATCTTTCTCGCTGCGCGACTACCTGCTCAAGCATATGGTCACGCACACGGGCGTGCGCGCCTTCCAGTGCGCAGTCTGCGCCAAGCGCTTCACGCAGAAGAGCTCGCTCAACGTGCACATGCGCACGCACCGGCCCGAGCGCGCGCCCTGCCCCGCCTGCGGCAAGGTCTTCTCGCACCGTGCGCTGCTCGAGCGCCACCTGGCTGCGCACCCGGCGCCCTGA
- the ZBTB45 gene encoding zinc finger and BTB domain-containing protein 45 isoform X2: MAQVKAWHENAAPCLGGWACSEAPRRPCWCGQESEPAWEQGAVGRRRAPALQVDAQMAAAEAVHHIHLQNFSRSLLETLNGQRLGGHFCDVTVRIREASLRAHRCVLAAGSPFFQDKLLLGHSEIRVPPVVPAQTVRQLVEFLYSGSLVVAQGEALQVLTAASVLRIQTVIDECTQIIARARAPAAGTPAPVPLPTPVPPPLAPAQLRHRLRHLLAARPPGHLGVAHSRKQRQPARLQLPAPPVPAKAEGSDADPTLPAVPDDGCDDDDEETDDETEGEEGEGGGPGEGQAPPAFPDCAAGFLSTARDSAREEPPAPAGLSDYGGAGRDFLRGASAAEDMFPDSYVSAWQDEDGTTAEGCPAETSAPPDCVLSGPRTPGVKTPGPPVALFPFHLGAPGPPVQPSPAPSGPAPAHPPTFYPPLQPDPAPSAPLGEAPAPPAAPSATPARAPGAEPPAYECSHCRKTFSSRKNYTKHMFIHSGEKPHQCAVCWRSFSLRDYLLKHMVTHTGVRAFQCAVCAKRFTQKSSLNVHMRTHRPERAPCPACGKVFSHRALLERHLAAHPAP; encoded by the exons ATGGCGCAGGTGAAGGCGTGGCACGAGAATGCGGCGCCATGCCTGGGAGGGTGGGCCTGTTCTGAGGCGCCAAGAAGGCCCTGCTGGTGTGGACAGGAGTCGGAGCCCGCCTGGGAGCAGGGCGCGGTGGGTCGGAGAAGGGCTCCAGCCCTGCAGGTCGATGCGCAG ATGGCGGCAGCAGAGGCGGTGCATCACATCCACTTGCAGAACTTCTCTCGCTCGCTTCTTGAGACCCTCAACGGGCAGCGGCTGGGTGGCCACTTCTGCGACGTGACAGTGCGCATCCGCGAGGCTTCGCTGCGTGCTCACCGCTGCGTGTTGGCCGCCGGCTCGCCCTTCTTCCAGGACAAGCTGCTGCTTGGCCACTCCGAGATCCGCGTGCCGCCGGTAGTGCCCGCGCAGACCGTGCGCCAGCTCGTAGAGTTCCTCTACAGTGGCTCGCTGGTTGTGGCGCAGGGCGAAGCGCTGCAGGTGCTCACGGCCGCGTCGGTGCTGCGCATCCAGACCGTCATAGACGAGTGTACGCAGATCATTGCCCGTGCCCGCGCCCCCGCCGCAGGCACCCCTGCGCCCGTGCCGCTGCCCACGCCCGTGCCCCCGCCGCTCGCACCTGCGCAGCTGCGCCACCGCTTGCGCCACTTGCTGGCCGCGCGACCCCCAGGCCACCTGGGTGTCGCGCATAGCCGCAAGCAGCGCCAACCCGCGCGCCTGCAGCTGCCCGCGCCCCCCGTGCCGGCCAAGGCGGAGGGGTCGGACGCTGACCCCACCCTGCCCGCGGTCCCAGACGACGGCTGTGACGACGACGACGAGGAGACCGATGACGAGACCGAAGGCGAGGAGGGCGAAGGCGGCGGCCCAGGCGAGGGCCAGGCGCCCCCTGCTTTCCCCGACTGCGCCGCCGGCTTCCTCAGCACAGCCCGTGACAGCGCGCGCGAGGAGCCGCCTGCGCCCGCCGGCCTCTCTGACTACGGCGGCGCCGGGAGAGATTTCCTTCGGGGGGCCTCTGCGGCCGAGGACATGTTCCCCGACAGCTACGTCTCCGCTTGGCAAGACGAAGACGGCACCACCGCCGAAGGCTGTCCAGCCGAGACCTCGGCCCCGCCCGACTGCGTCCTGTCGGGACCCCGCACGCCCGGTGTGAAGACCCCGGGGCCGCCCGTCGCGCTTTTCCCCTTTCATCTGGGCGCTCCCGGGCCGCCTGTGCAACCCTCGCCTGCGCCCTCCGGGCCGGCCCCTGCGCACCCGCCCACCTTCTACCCGCCACTCCAGCCGGACCCGGCCCCCAGCGCGCCTCTCGGGGAGGCtccggccccgcccgccgccccgtcGGCCACCCCTGCGCGCGCCCCGGGTGCGGAGCCGCCCGCGTATGAGTGCAGCCACTGCCGCAAGACGTTCAGCTCGCGGAAAAACTACACCAAGCACATGTTCATCCACTCGG GGGAGAAGCCCCACCAGTGCGCAGTGTGCTGGCGATCTTTCTCGCTGCGCGACTACCTGCTCAAGCATATGGTCACGCACACGGGCGTGCGCGCCTTCCAGTGCGCAGTCTGCGCCAAGCGCTTCACGCAGAAGAGCTCGCTCAACGTGCACATGCGCACGCACCGGCCCGAGCGCGCGCCCTGCCCCGCCTGCGGCAAGGTCTTCTCGCACCGTGCGCTGCTCGAGCGCCACCTGGCTGCGCACCCGGCGCCCTGA